A single region of the Cucumis melo cultivar AY chromosome 3, USDA_Cmelo_AY_1.0, whole genome shotgun sequence genome encodes:
- the LOC103485498 gene encoding uncharacterized protein LOC103485498, with amino-acid sequence MTVFSGKQVFPLNFEAEVSQRLIEASHSGDLKSALDYIANPCVDVNFIGAVHLKNRKTEVVFTDDESTSQVRVEYDEFKTDVTALFVAVHTGNVALVKKLLSVGADVNQKLFRGFATTAAVRECHIEILEILLKAGASQPACEEALLESSCHGHARSAELLMGSDLIRPHVAVHALVTACCRGFIDVVDTLLKCGVDANATDRVLLQSSKPSLHTNVNCTALVAAVVSRKISIVRFLLQAGAQTDISVRLGAWSWDMDTGEEFRVGAGLADPYSVTWCAVEYFERSGAILHMLLRHTSPNVLHYGRTLIHHAILCGNAGAVAVLSKCGADVEFPVKTTGKTEFHPLHMAARLGNAAVLQCLIDAGCDLNSRTDSGDTALMICAKHKYEECLKVLGAAGADFGLVNDAGQSVSSIAGSNQWIFGFQQTVTDLIKTGKRPISSNMSIFCPLILAAQTGDTEALKALIGWGGCDLDYQDDQGFTAVMFAASNGHTEAFRLLVYAGADVRLSNKSGETAITLYQLHPNHDQFEKVMLEFALDMGNRNAAGFYALHCAARHGDLDAVKFLTNKGYDVNATDSDGYTPLMLAARGGHGSMCKLLISLGARADTRSTKGETALSLARKNEKSEAEEVILDELARGVVLHGAHVKKHTRGGKGSPHGKELRMIGSMGMLRWGKSSRRNVVCREVEVGSSARFVKNRVKKGDGSEPGLFRVMTVKNKEVHFVCEGGCEMAELWVRGIRLVTREALIVERKVI; translated from the exons ATGACGGTGTTCTCCGGAAAACAGGTGTTTCCGTTGAACTTCGAGGCGGAGGTCTCTCAGCGGCTCATTGAAGCCTCTCACTCTGGAGATCTCAAATCGGCTCTCGACTACATTGCCAACCCTTGCGTCGACGTTAACTTCATCGGTGCTGTACATCTCAAGAACAGGAAGACTGAGGTGGTGTTCACTGATGATGAATCCACCTCGCAAGTCCGCGTTGAGTATGATGAGTTTAAAACTGACGTCACGGCCTTGTTCGTCGCCGTTCATACTGGGAATGTGGCTCTCGTGAAGAAATTGCTG AGCGTTGGAGCTGATGTGAACCAGAAACTGTTCAGGGGATTTGCTACAACAGCAGCAGTAAGGGAGTGCCATATTGAGATACTCGAGATCTTGCTCAAGGCTGGCGCATCTCAGCCAGCTTGCGAGGAAGCTCTTTTGGAGTCGAGCTGCCACGGACATGCAAGGTCTGCAGAGCTGCTCATGGGATCAGATTTGATTCGACCCCATGTTGCAGTTCACGCTCTTGTGACTGCATGTTGCAGGGGTTTCATTGATGTGGTGGACACTCTATTAAAG TGTGGTGTGGATGCAAATGCAACTGATAGAGTGCTACTTCAATCCTCTAAGCCTTCTCTCCATACAAATGTGAATTGCACAGCGCTAGTCGCTGCAGTAGTTAGTCGGAAGATCTCAATTGTTCGTTTTCTTCTTCAG GCTGGAGCTCAGACTGATATTAGCGTGAGGTTGGGAGCATGGTCTTGGGATATGGATACTGGAGAAGAGTTCCGAGTAGGTGCCGGTCTGGCGGATCCTTATAGTGTTACTTGGTGCGCAGTGGAGTATTTTGAAAGAAGTGGTGCTATCTTGCACATGCTTCTTCGACACACGTCTCCCAATGTTCTTCACTATGGAAGAACTCTCATCCATCATGCTATTCTTTGCGGCAATGCAGGAGCTGTCGCTGTCCTTTCTAAATGTGGGGCTGATGTCGAATTCCCTGTCAAAACTACCGGAAAAACAGAATTCCATCCGTTGCACATGGCTGCTCGATTGGGGAATGCAGCTGTCCTTCAATGTCTCATTGATGCTGGTTGTGATCTAAACTCGAGGACAGATTCAGGGGATACGGCACTTATGATCTGTGCAAAACACAAGTATGAAGAATGTCTTAAAGTATTGGGGGCGGCTGGTGCTGACTTCGGCTTGGTTAATGATGCTGGTCAGTCCGTGAGTTCTATTGCTGGCTCAAATCAGTGGATCTTCGGTTTTCAACAAACCGTAACTGATTTGATAAAAACTGGGAAAAGACCAATTTCCAGCAATATGTCTATCTTCTGCCCACTTATATTAGCAGCTCAAACTGGTGATACTGAAGCCTTGAAAGCTTTGATTGGCTGGGGAGGATGTGATCTAGATTACCAAGACGATCAGGGTTTTACAGCAGTCATGTTTGCTGCTTCGAATGGTCACACCGAAGCTTTCCGTTTGCTGGTTTATGCTGGGGCTGATGTAAGGCTGAGCAACAAATCTGGTGAAACAGCTATCACCTTGTACCAATTGCACCCAAATCACGACCAATTTGAGAAAGTGATGCTTGAATTTGCTCTCGACATGGGGAACCGTAATGCAGCCGGTTTTTACGCCTTGCATTGTGCTGCAAGACATGGAGACTTGGATGCAGTGAAGTTTTTGACAAACAAAGGCTACGATGTTAATGCAACAGATAGTGATGGCTACACTCCACTCATGTTAGCTGCAAGGGGTGGCCATGGATCAATGTGTAAACTTTTGATTTCTCTTGGTGCACGTGCAGATACACGAAGTACAAAAGGCGAAACCGCGCTCTCTCTTGCAAGGAAAAACGAGAAGAGTGAAGCAGAGGAAGTGATACTAGATGAGCTAGCGCGTGGGGTGGTGTTACATGGTGCTCATGTAAAGAAACACACAAGAGGAGGAAAAGGAAGCCCACATGGGAAAGAGTTGAGAATGATTGGGAGCATGGGGATGTTACGGTGGGGGAAGTCGAGTAGAAGAAACGTGGTGTGTCGAGAGGTTGAGGTTGGGTCGAGTGCGAGATTTGTGAAGAACAGAGTTAAGAAGGGAGATGGAAGTGAACCGGGATTATTCAGGGTGATGACTGTGAAGAACAAGGAAGTGCATTTTGTATGCGAAGGAGGATGTGAAATGGCTGAGTTGTGGGTGAGAGGCATCAGGTTAGTGACAAGAGAGGCCTTAATTGTGGAGCGAAAGGTAATTTGA
- the LOC103485499 gene encoding uncharacterized protein LOC103485499 has protein sequence MAMFLKRSFSYRNFIILRNFANQTCNFSFSLNHFSNSWTSDTSAGFALPPSDFIRESRRGFAKGRKSNESSTSIAEALTDIRPTIKSNASSQMEASIVALSGELSKLRTGRASSGMLDHIIVETSGVKLPLNQIAAVSVLDSKTLSINPYDPSTLKNLESAIISSPLGVAPRVDGERLIAVIPPLTKEHIQAMCKLVTKCCEDSRQSIRRARQKAMDTVKKISSSYPKDDMKRLEKEVDELTKKFIKSAEELCKAKEKEITGG, from the exons ATGGCTATGTTTCTAAAACGTTCCTTCTCCTACAGAAATTTCATCATTCTCCGAAATTTTGCTAATCAAACTTGTAACTTTTCCTTCTCTCTCAACCATTTCTCCAACTCATGGACCTCCGACACCTCTGCCGGATTTGCACTTCCTCCTTCAGATTTCATCCGAGAGAGTCGTCGGGGTTTTGCTAAAGGCCGAAAATCAA ATGAATCTTCTACAAGTATTGCTGAGGCATTGACTGATATTAGACCCACGATTAAATCAAACGCTAGCTCGCAAATGGAGGCTTCGATAGTTGCATTATCAGGAGAATTAAGCAAGCTTCGAACGGGCAGGGCATCATCTG GAATGCTTGACCACATTATAGTAGAAACTTCAGGTGTGAAGCTGCCGTTGAATCAGATTGCGGCTGTATCGGTCTTGGATTCAAAAACATTGTCAATAAATCCTTATGATCCCAGT ACACTAAAGAATTTAGAGAGTGCTATAATCTCATCTCCTTTAGGTGTTGCACCAAGAGTAGACGGAGAGAGGTTAATTGCAGTAATTCCACC ATTGACCAAAGAACATATCCAG GCTATGTGTAAGCTGGTCACCAAGTGTTGCGAAGATTCCAGACAAAGTATACGACGAGCTCGTCAAAAG GCCATGGATACAGTTAAAAAGATTAGCTCAAGCTACCCGAAGGATGACATGAAAAGACTGGAAAAGGAA GTTGATGAATTGACTAAGAAGTTTATCAAGTCAGCCGAAGAACTCTGCAAGGCAAAGGAGAAGGAGATCACTGgaggttaa
- the LOC103485500 gene encoding sister chromatid cohesion 1 protein 2 isoform X1: MFHSHCLLLRKGPLGAIWVAAYCFKKLKKSLVMETDIPFSVDKILQDELNAVTYRVMAYLLLGIARIYSKKVEYLYTDCNKVLTEINEFVVRTKNSTRKGTKLTPYYAITLPERFKLDEFDLGIIEDLTGSHTVSHEEITLKDNIWNNDIVLSLDQNHDQEITALHSVCCSDVTIFEDVFSPHLKEIEMQASTLHHHIMPEKCQVSTLSDERYEVEVSTAIESADVKAIEQFDEDHRSDEEETWKEKMLQHENLVPEASTEMVLTNSFSYEETVTVKTVSITERESSENVKFSREDCHSEGMDRERIQSDNETEFVNGGNSINTSERSIEKLRDNTITLLDSMDIDMSLGAQIEPMKLIGMGSREGDNLKFPEMQSPEMKDCDGSRNDQLSISLDGVLDSRFPDFTGTKTPEFTTISTPANKERPRTSRKRKCIVDDTIVLPNEELKRSIYDARDLVSKRRKCPCSALTAWKASQISRLSFGFSMPLMSCVSPELRSLFETRVNISKSTELVKSPENLDVPSSPAFHTLVKMDSPVTIFKTGEHSNEPEISGSIATYRSEQITTCVDRVAVSEASVLELSTSEPQISDGLEQIAIAPGTPVRCSTSARLFRSPDSPKVSNSNAQIKFCEVDELETDGWSGRTRMVAEYLLQNFTNQRIQSAEEAVNLSHLLSNKTRKESAGLFYEILVLKTKDCVDVKQDCAYGDILVWKLSNWSTAFGSGLSIMGED; this comes from the exons ATGTTTCACTCACACTGCCTTCTTTTGAGGAAAGGCCCATTAGGTGCCATTTGGGTTGCTGCTTACTGCTTTAAAAAGCTCAAGAAGTCTCTGGTCATGGAAACTGATATACCCTTTTCCGTTG ATAAAATATTGCAAGATGAACTAAATGCTGTGACATATAGAGTAATGGCGTACCTCCTCCTTGGCATTGCCCGGATCTATTCCAAAAAAGTTGAATATCTGTATACCGACTGCAATAAAGTGCTGACTGAAATCAATGAATTTGTGGTCAGAACAAAGAATAGCACAAGAAAGGGAACCAAACTAACACCTTATTATGCTATTACCCTTCCTGAAAGATTCAAACTTGACGAATTTGATCTGGGGATTATTGAGGATCTCACTGG TAGTCACACGGTATCTCATGAAGAGATCACCCTTAAAG ATAATATATGGAACAATGATATCGTGCTGTCACTTGATCAA AACCATGACCAGGAAATCACTGCACTTCACAGCGTATGCTGTTCTGATGTTACCATATTCGAAGA TGTCTTTTCACCTCACCTCAAGGAAATTGAGATGCAGGCAAGCACATTACATCATCACATTATGCCAGAAAAATGTCAAGTGAGTACATTATCTGATGAAAGATACGAGGTTGAGGTATCTACTGCAATAGAGAGTGCAGATGTCAAAGCAATTGAACAATTTGATGAAGATCATCGATCTGATGAAGAAGAGACGTGGAAGGAGAAAATGCTGCAGCATGAAAATTTAGTTCCCGAAGCAAGCACAGAAATGGTTTTGACCAATAGCTTTTCTTATGAAGAAACTGTAACTGTCAAGACAGTTTCTATAACTGAGAGAGAATCTTCAGAGAATGTGAAATTCTCTCGCGAAGATTGTCATAGTGAGGGAATGGACAGGGAAAGAATTCAATCAGATAATGAAACTGAGTTTGTTAATGGAGGCAATAGTATCAACACCTCAGAAAGAAGCATCGAGAAACTTAGAGATAATACTATAACTTTACTGGACAGCATGGATATTGATATGTCCTTGGGTGCACAAATCGAACCGATGAAACTTATAGGAATGGGTAGTAGGGAAGGGGATAATTTAAAATTTCCTGAAATGCAATCACCCGAAATGAAAGACTGTGATGGTTCGAGGAATGATCAACTTTCTATTTCACTTGATGGAGTGCTTGATTCCAGATTTCCAGATTTTACTG GTACAAAAACACCTGAGTTTACAACAATTTCGACACCAGCTAATAAGGAGAGACCACGAACATCGAGGAAAAGAAAATGCATTGTTGATGATACTATAGTATTACCTAATGA GGAACTTAAGCGAAGCATATACGATGCTAGGGACTTGGtttcaaaaagaagaaaatgtcCTTGTAGTGCTCTCACTGCCTGGAAGGCTAGTCAAATATCTAGACTCTCCTTTGGCTTCTCAATGCCTTTGATGTCCT GTGTTTCGCCTGAGCTTAGGTCCCTTTTTGAAACCAGAGTGAATATATCAAAATCTACTGAACTGGTGAAATCTCCTGAAAACTTGGATGTTCCAAGTTCTCCAGCTTTTCACACATTAGTGAAAATGGATAGCCCCGTAACAATTTTCAAAACTGGAGAACATTCAAATGAACCAGAGATTTCTGGATCTATAGCTACCTACAGATCAGAGCAAATCACGACTTGTGTGGATAGAGTTGCCGTTTCTGAAGCTTCTGTCCTGGAGTTGTCCACATCAGAACCTCAAATTTCAGATGGACTCGAGCAAATAGCAATAGCACCTGGCACACCTGTTCGGTGCTCAACATCAGCTAGATTATTTAGGAGTCCAGATAGCCCTAAAGTTTCTAACTCGAATGCA CAGATAAAGTTTTGTGAAGTGGATGAACTGGAAACCG ATGGATGGTCTGGGAGAACCAG AATGGTTGCTGAATATCTTCTCCAAAATTTTACAAATCAACGGATACAGAGTGCGGAAGAGGCTGTAAATTTGTCCCATCTTCTAAGCAACAAAACGAGAAAAGAGAGTGCTGGTTTATTCTACGAAATATTg GTATTGAAAACCAAAGACTGTGTGGATGTGAAACAAGATTGTGCCTACGGTGACATCTTAGTATGGAAACTATCAAACTGGAGCACAGCCTTTGGATCTGGTTTGTCTATCATGGGCGAAGACTAG
- the LOC103485500 gene encoding sister chromatid cohesion 1 protein 2 isoform X2: protein MFHSHCLLLRKGPLGAIWVAAYCFKKLKKSLVMETDIPFSVDKILQDELNAVTYRVMAYLLLGIARIYSKKVEYLYTDCNKVLTEINEFVVRTKNSTRKGTKLTPYYAITLPERFKLDEFDLGIIEDLTGSHTVSHEEITLKDNIWNNDIVLSLDQNHDQEITALHSVCCSDVTIFEDVFSPHLKEIEMQASTLHHHIMPEKCQVSTLSDERYEVEVSTAIESADVKAIEQFDEDHRSDEEETWKEKMLQHENLVPEASTEMVLTNSFSYEETVTVKTVSITERESSENVKFSREDCHSEGMDRERIQSDNETEFVNGGNSINTSERSIEKLRDNTITLLDSMDIDMSLGAQIEPMKLIGMGSREGDNLKFPEMQSPEMKDCDGSRNDQLSISLDGVLDSRFPDFTGTKTPEFTTISTPANKERPRTSRKRKCIVDDTIVLPNEELKRSIYDARDLVSKRRKCPCSALTAWKASQISRLSFGFSMPLMSCVSPELRSLFETRVNISKSTELVKSPENLDVPSSPAFHTLVKMDSPVTIFKTGEHSNEPEISGSIATYRSEQITTCVDRVAVSEASVLELSTSEPQISDGLEQIAIAPGTPVRCSTSARLFRSPDSPKVSNSNAIKFCEVDELETDGWSGRTRMVAEYLLQNFTNQRIQSAEEAVNLSHLLSNKTRKESAGLFYEILVLKTKDCVDVKQDCAYGDILVWKLSNWSTAFGSGLSIMGED, encoded by the exons ATGTTTCACTCACACTGCCTTCTTTTGAGGAAAGGCCCATTAGGTGCCATTTGGGTTGCTGCTTACTGCTTTAAAAAGCTCAAGAAGTCTCTGGTCATGGAAACTGATATACCCTTTTCCGTTG ATAAAATATTGCAAGATGAACTAAATGCTGTGACATATAGAGTAATGGCGTACCTCCTCCTTGGCATTGCCCGGATCTATTCCAAAAAAGTTGAATATCTGTATACCGACTGCAATAAAGTGCTGACTGAAATCAATGAATTTGTGGTCAGAACAAAGAATAGCACAAGAAAGGGAACCAAACTAACACCTTATTATGCTATTACCCTTCCTGAAAGATTCAAACTTGACGAATTTGATCTGGGGATTATTGAGGATCTCACTGG TAGTCACACGGTATCTCATGAAGAGATCACCCTTAAAG ATAATATATGGAACAATGATATCGTGCTGTCACTTGATCAA AACCATGACCAGGAAATCACTGCACTTCACAGCGTATGCTGTTCTGATGTTACCATATTCGAAGA TGTCTTTTCACCTCACCTCAAGGAAATTGAGATGCAGGCAAGCACATTACATCATCACATTATGCCAGAAAAATGTCAAGTGAGTACATTATCTGATGAAAGATACGAGGTTGAGGTATCTACTGCAATAGAGAGTGCAGATGTCAAAGCAATTGAACAATTTGATGAAGATCATCGATCTGATGAAGAAGAGACGTGGAAGGAGAAAATGCTGCAGCATGAAAATTTAGTTCCCGAAGCAAGCACAGAAATGGTTTTGACCAATAGCTTTTCTTATGAAGAAACTGTAACTGTCAAGACAGTTTCTATAACTGAGAGAGAATCTTCAGAGAATGTGAAATTCTCTCGCGAAGATTGTCATAGTGAGGGAATGGACAGGGAAAGAATTCAATCAGATAATGAAACTGAGTTTGTTAATGGAGGCAATAGTATCAACACCTCAGAAAGAAGCATCGAGAAACTTAGAGATAATACTATAACTTTACTGGACAGCATGGATATTGATATGTCCTTGGGTGCACAAATCGAACCGATGAAACTTATAGGAATGGGTAGTAGGGAAGGGGATAATTTAAAATTTCCTGAAATGCAATCACCCGAAATGAAAGACTGTGATGGTTCGAGGAATGATCAACTTTCTATTTCACTTGATGGAGTGCTTGATTCCAGATTTCCAGATTTTACTG GTACAAAAACACCTGAGTTTACAACAATTTCGACACCAGCTAATAAGGAGAGACCACGAACATCGAGGAAAAGAAAATGCATTGTTGATGATACTATAGTATTACCTAATGA GGAACTTAAGCGAAGCATATACGATGCTAGGGACTTGGtttcaaaaagaagaaaatgtcCTTGTAGTGCTCTCACTGCCTGGAAGGCTAGTCAAATATCTAGACTCTCCTTTGGCTTCTCAATGCCTTTGATGTCCT GTGTTTCGCCTGAGCTTAGGTCCCTTTTTGAAACCAGAGTGAATATATCAAAATCTACTGAACTGGTGAAATCTCCTGAAAACTTGGATGTTCCAAGTTCTCCAGCTTTTCACACATTAGTGAAAATGGATAGCCCCGTAACAATTTTCAAAACTGGAGAACATTCAAATGAACCAGAGATTTCTGGATCTATAGCTACCTACAGATCAGAGCAAATCACGACTTGTGTGGATAGAGTTGCCGTTTCTGAAGCTTCTGTCCTGGAGTTGTCCACATCAGAACCTCAAATTTCAGATGGACTCGAGCAAATAGCAATAGCACCTGGCACACCTGTTCGGTGCTCAACATCAGCTAGATTATTTAGGAGTCCAGATAGCCCTAAAGTTTCTAACTCGAATGCA ATAAAGTTTTGTGAAGTGGATGAACTGGAAACCG ATGGATGGTCTGGGAGAACCAG AATGGTTGCTGAATATCTTCTCCAAAATTTTACAAATCAACGGATACAGAGTGCGGAAGAGGCTGTAAATTTGTCCCATCTTCTAAGCAACAAAACGAGAAAAGAGAGTGCTGGTTTATTCTACGAAATATTg GTATTGAAAACCAAAGACTGTGTGGATGTGAAACAAGATTGTGCCTACGGTGACATCTTAGTATGGAAACTATCAAACTGGAGCACAGCCTTTGGATCTGGTTTGTCTATCATGGGCGAAGACTAG
- the LOC103485500 gene encoding sister chromatid cohesion 1 protein 2 isoform X3, with protein MAYLLLGIARIYSKKVEYLYTDCNKVLTEINEFVVRTKNSTRKGTKLTPYYAITLPERFKLDEFDLGIIEDLTGSHTVSHEEITLKDNIWNNDIVLSLDQNHDQEITALHSVCCSDVTIFEDVFSPHLKEIEMQASTLHHHIMPEKCQVSTLSDERYEVEVSTAIESADVKAIEQFDEDHRSDEEETWKEKMLQHENLVPEASTEMVLTNSFSYEETVTVKTVSITERESSENVKFSREDCHSEGMDRERIQSDNETEFVNGGNSINTSERSIEKLRDNTITLLDSMDIDMSLGAQIEPMKLIGMGSREGDNLKFPEMQSPEMKDCDGSRNDQLSISLDGVLDSRFPDFTGTKTPEFTTISTPANKERPRTSRKRKCIVDDTIVLPNEELKRSIYDARDLVSKRRKCPCSALTAWKASQISRLSFGFSMPLMSCVSPELRSLFETRVNISKSTELVKSPENLDVPSSPAFHTLVKMDSPVTIFKTGEHSNEPEISGSIATYRSEQITTCVDRVAVSEASVLELSTSEPQISDGLEQIAIAPGTPVRCSTSARLFRSPDSPKVSNSNAQIKFCEVDELETDGWSGRTRMVAEYLLQNFTNQRIQSAEEAVNLSHLLSNKTRKESAGLFYEILVLKTKDCVDVKQDCAYGDILVWKLSNWSTAFGSGLSIMGED; from the exons ATGGCGTACCTCCTCCTTGGCATTGCCCGGATCTATTCCAAAAAAGTTGAATATCTGTATACCGACTGCAATAAAGTGCTGACTGAAATCAATGAATTTGTGGTCAGAACAAAGAATAGCACAAGAAAGGGAACCAAACTAACACCTTATTATGCTATTACCCTTCCTGAAAGATTCAAACTTGACGAATTTGATCTGGGGATTATTGAGGATCTCACTGG TAGTCACACGGTATCTCATGAAGAGATCACCCTTAAAG ATAATATATGGAACAATGATATCGTGCTGTCACTTGATCAA AACCATGACCAGGAAATCACTGCACTTCACAGCGTATGCTGTTCTGATGTTACCATATTCGAAGA TGTCTTTTCACCTCACCTCAAGGAAATTGAGATGCAGGCAAGCACATTACATCATCACATTATGCCAGAAAAATGTCAAGTGAGTACATTATCTGATGAAAGATACGAGGTTGAGGTATCTACTGCAATAGAGAGTGCAGATGTCAAAGCAATTGAACAATTTGATGAAGATCATCGATCTGATGAAGAAGAGACGTGGAAGGAGAAAATGCTGCAGCATGAAAATTTAGTTCCCGAAGCAAGCACAGAAATGGTTTTGACCAATAGCTTTTCTTATGAAGAAACTGTAACTGTCAAGACAGTTTCTATAACTGAGAGAGAATCTTCAGAGAATGTGAAATTCTCTCGCGAAGATTGTCATAGTGAGGGAATGGACAGGGAAAGAATTCAATCAGATAATGAAACTGAGTTTGTTAATGGAGGCAATAGTATCAACACCTCAGAAAGAAGCATCGAGAAACTTAGAGATAATACTATAACTTTACTGGACAGCATGGATATTGATATGTCCTTGGGTGCACAAATCGAACCGATGAAACTTATAGGAATGGGTAGTAGGGAAGGGGATAATTTAAAATTTCCTGAAATGCAATCACCCGAAATGAAAGACTGTGATGGTTCGAGGAATGATCAACTTTCTATTTCACTTGATGGAGTGCTTGATTCCAGATTTCCAGATTTTACTG GTACAAAAACACCTGAGTTTACAACAATTTCGACACCAGCTAATAAGGAGAGACCACGAACATCGAGGAAAAGAAAATGCATTGTTGATGATACTATAGTATTACCTAATGA GGAACTTAAGCGAAGCATATACGATGCTAGGGACTTGGtttcaaaaagaagaaaatgtcCTTGTAGTGCTCTCACTGCCTGGAAGGCTAGTCAAATATCTAGACTCTCCTTTGGCTTCTCAATGCCTTTGATGTCCT GTGTTTCGCCTGAGCTTAGGTCCCTTTTTGAAACCAGAGTGAATATATCAAAATCTACTGAACTGGTGAAATCTCCTGAAAACTTGGATGTTCCAAGTTCTCCAGCTTTTCACACATTAGTGAAAATGGATAGCCCCGTAACAATTTTCAAAACTGGAGAACATTCAAATGAACCAGAGATTTCTGGATCTATAGCTACCTACAGATCAGAGCAAATCACGACTTGTGTGGATAGAGTTGCCGTTTCTGAAGCTTCTGTCCTGGAGTTGTCCACATCAGAACCTCAAATTTCAGATGGACTCGAGCAAATAGCAATAGCACCTGGCACACCTGTTCGGTGCTCAACATCAGCTAGATTATTTAGGAGTCCAGATAGCCCTAAAGTTTCTAACTCGAATGCA CAGATAAAGTTTTGTGAAGTGGATGAACTGGAAACCG ATGGATGGTCTGGGAGAACCAG AATGGTTGCTGAATATCTTCTCCAAAATTTTACAAATCAACGGATACAGAGTGCGGAAGAGGCTGTAAATTTGTCCCATCTTCTAAGCAACAAAACGAGAAAAGAGAGTGCTGGTTTATTCTACGAAATATTg GTATTGAAAACCAAAGACTGTGTGGATGTGAAACAAGATTGTGCCTACGGTGACATCTTAGTATGGAAACTATCAAACTGGAGCACAGCCTTTGGATCTGGTTTGTCTATCATGGGCGAAGACTAG
- the LOC103485501 gene encoding actin-related protein 2/3 complex subunit 5A, translating into MATTCEFVEADNAEAIITRIEHKSRKIESLLKQSKPVEALKTALEGSPPNTRDERCKSANWIVVHRALMAIKDVDGMFSSLDPEYYDILMKYLYRGLSTGDRPTCDQCLRIHEKLTERAGLGCILRSLADTINTV; encoded by the exons ATGGCGACTACATGTGAATTTGTGGAAGCAGATAATGCAGAAGCCATAATCACCAGAATTGAGCACAAATCTCGAAAGATCGAAAGCTTACTCAAACA GTCTAAACCAGTCGAAGCTCTTAAAACTGCTCTTGAAGGTTCCCCTCCAAATACCCGAGATGAGCGTTGTAAG TCAGCAAATTGGATTGTGGTGCATAGGGCTCTCATGGCTATAAAGGATGTAGATGGGATGTTTTCTTCGTTGGATCCAGAGTACTACGATATTCTAATGAA GTACTTGTATAGAGGGTTGTCAACTGGTGATCGTCCCACATGTGATCAATGTCTCAGGATACATGAAAAGTTGACAGAAAGGGCTGGCTTAGGCTGCATTCTTCGTTCTCTTGCCGATACTATTAATActgtttga